A stretch of Henckelia pumila isolate YLH828 chromosome 4, ASM3356847v2, whole genome shotgun sequence DNA encodes these proteins:
- the LOC140864339 gene encoding deSI-like protein At4g17486, translated as MRLIPVSSSSDNSPEEQSNGEKSRSMLYLNVYDLTPINNYLYWFGLGIFHSGIEAHEMEYGFGAHEYPTSGVFEVEPRGCPGFIFRRSILLGSTDMSRAEFRSFMEDLSNRYHGDTYHLISKNCNHFTDEVCLRLTGSPIPGWVNRLARIGAFCNCLLPESIQATSVRHLPDHQMYSEDGMDSGVSSEAGESEDDNLDHHLLMTPNSDVAFFKDKPVRLAKDIL; from the exons ATGCGGTTAATTCCAGTTTCATCGAGCTCTGATAATTCACCTGAAGAGCAGAGCAATGGGGAGAAAAGTCGTTCGATGTTGTACCTAAACGTGTATGATCTCACCCCTATAAACAACTACCTCTATTGGTTTGGCCTCGGAATTTTTCATTCTGGTATTGAAG CACATGAAATGGAATATGGCTTTGGTGCTCATGAGTACCCAACTAGTGGAGTGTTTGAAGTCGAACCTAGAGGTTGTCCTGGTTTTATTTTTAGGCGCTCAATCCTTTTGGGCAGCACTGACATGTCTCGTGCAGAATTTCGGTCATTTATGGAGGATCTTTCCAACAGATATCATGGGGACACATACCATTTGATTTCCAAGAATTGCAACCATTTTACTGATGAAGTCTGTTTGCGTCTGACCGGAAGCCCCATTCCTGGATGGGTGAATAGATTGGCTCGAATTG GAGCTTTCTGTAATTGTCTATTGCCTGAGAGTATTCAGGCTACGTCAGTCAGACATCTCCCTGATCATCAGATGTATTCAG AAGATGGAATGGATTCCGGTGTATCATCTGAAGCAGGAGAAAGCGAAGACGACAATCTAGACCATCACCTGCTTATGACACCAAACAGCGATGTGGCATTTTTTAAGGACAAACCAGTTAGGCTAGCCAAAGATATTCTATGA